The nucleotide sequence ACGCTGTCGGGCCAGACCCCGAACCTGAGGTTTTCGTTGTAATTACGCGGGACCGATAAAACCGGCGGAAATCGTCGAAGCAGCTCCTGCGTGCGCCGAGCACCTCGGCGCACGCAGGAGCTTTCCCGCTGTCCCGGAGTCGGCGAATCAAACCGCAGAATCATGCGGAACGCTGAAGTTTGCCCGATGGTTAAGCGTGCGCGGAGGCGTAGGCCGTCATCGTGTAGTCCGGTCAGGCTCGTCGCACGTTGTCTCGCTGATGGGTCCGATGTGTTGAGGCCGAGCTGCGGGCAGCGTTAGGTGTGAGCGTGGCCCCGTTCGGCTCTGACCCGGCCCTGGGGCGGTTGAGGCCCGCGTGCTCACCAAGATCTACTGCGCCGGCGCTCCGGCCAGGGTGGCCAGCACGCTAGAGAGTACCGGCCCCGGCCCGCCCCCTGGAGCTCGCGCTCCGCGGTCGTGACGAGCACGTCAATGTCGATCGACCAGTATCCGTGGATGATCCGGTTGCGCAGGCCGATCGGTCGATGCCAGACAATCTCTGGATGGGCGTTGCGAAACTCCCGGGAGACTTTGTTTGCCGCTTCGCCGAGTACGGTGTAGTTCCACATCAGCGCGTCGGTCCGCAGCGGATCCGCGGCGATCC is from Actinomyces sp. 432 and encodes:
- a CDS encoding HepT-like ribonuclease domain-containing protein, producing MTQKLSMPRPDNLFLHEMRDAVSRIHQVIGNLSTEGIAADPLRTDALMWNYTVLGEAANKVSREFRNAHPEIVWHRPIGLRNRIIHGYWSIDIDVLVTTAERELQGAGRGRYSLACWPPWPERRRSRSW